The Dehalogenimonas lykanthroporepellens BL-DC-9 genome includes a window with the following:
- a CDS encoding cell division protein FtsK/SpoIIIE (KEGG: det:DET0439 FtsK/SpoIIIE family protein~PFAM: cell divisionFtsK/SpoIIIE; DNA translocase ftsK gamma~SMART: AAA ATPase), which yields MSIKKDDKARKPAARPARKPRPANRTVKTARTAARPTRSVQPPRGRNGGNGGGAWFGWGLLIVALVALVVWQRVPVETFLNQVFSGTAAVFGWGLLLVALGILVAVAIFKRDAVVAFARRTTFIYWYRWLGAVALILAGWGLLGLGGVGGSFGLAIIGSDTGAGGWARVLLLVLAAFVLLVPAVAWRGLKGIGRFLSQPFRVPSAPPRDEGSFRPYPPSHSVPARQGHLRPSVTGRPQPPPNKPPLPPEATAIPSSIMVPGERPAPSAKAAARTPSPAEAEPETTEDSQADDSEETRDLKQIAQDVWRKYGETASLLTTDGWRLPPMDILDYTPEIEYGEADNQQRARMIEDALASYGVEGTVVQINAGPTVTQFGVEPGWDRRVKELKEKDKDGNPVTRQVETGRTRVKVDRISSLANDLALALAAPSIRIEAPIPGKSLVGIEVPNTLLGSVSMRAVMETTAFQKLRAKAPLALALGKGAGGEAVVGDLTKMPHLLIAGATGSGKTVCLNSIISCILMNNTPNEVKFIMIDPKRVELTPYNSMPHLAAPVIVDVDKAIGSLKWLAGEMDRRYKQMAGVAARNIDAYNKKVKPDDKLPFLVLVIDELADLMMAGFDDVEHLLCRLAQMARAVGIHLVVATQRPSVDVITGLIKANFPTRISFAVTSQVDSRTILDAVGAEKLLGRGDMLYMPTDAAKPKRLQGCFLSDTETERLVYFWNGQTPEPQTPMLKIEDIPTPTVEGGALDTIKSRDSLFDTAMGLAHQTGTISASFLQRKLHIGYPRAARLADEVKEALAQEEEGPLTPEGAEVPEDDDY from the coding sequence ATGTCAATTAAGAAGGACGATAAGGCCAGAAAGCCGGCCGCCAGGCCGGCCAGGAAGCCCCGTCCGGCCAACCGGACGGTAAAAACGGCCCGTACCGCCGCCCGTCCGACGCGGTCAGTTCAACCGCCGCGGGGACGAAACGGCGGTAACGGCGGCGGCGCCTGGTTCGGCTGGGGGCTCCTTATCGTGGCGCTGGTAGCGCTGGTTGTCTGGCAACGCGTTCCGGTGGAGACCTTCCTCAACCAGGTCTTCTCCGGCACCGCCGCCGTCTTCGGCTGGGGACTGCTCCTGGTGGCGCTGGGTATCCTGGTGGCCGTGGCCATCTTCAAACGGGACGCGGTAGTCGCTTTCGCTCGCAGAACCACCTTCATCTACTGGTATCGCTGGCTGGGCGCGGTGGCCCTCATCCTGGCCGGCTGGGGACTGCTGGGGCTGGGCGGTGTCGGCGGCAGTTTCGGCCTGGCCATCATCGGCTCCGATACCGGCGCCGGCGGCTGGGCCAGGGTGCTTCTGCTGGTGCTGGCGGCTTTCGTCCTGCTGGTACCGGCGGTAGCCTGGCGAGGCCTCAAGGGCATCGGCCGGTTCTTATCCCAGCCGTTCCGCGTACCGTCAGCGCCGCCGCGGGATGAAGGCTCCTTCCGTCCCTACCCGCCGTCTCATTCGGTACCGGCGCGGCAGGGCCACCTGCGGCCTTCGGTTACCGGACGGCCGCAACCGCCGCCCAACAAGCCGCCTCTGCCGCCGGAAGCCACCGCCATTCCGTCGTCCATCATGGTGCCGGGAGAAAGACCGGCGCCGTCAGCTAAAGCCGCCGCCAGAACCCCGTCACCCGCCGAGGCCGAGCCGGAAACAACCGAAGACTCTCAGGCTGACGACTCCGAAGAAACCCGCGACCTCAAGCAGATAGCCCAGGACGTGTGGCGCAAGTACGGTGAAACCGCTTCCCTGCTGACCACCGACGGCTGGCGTCTGCCGCCGATGGATATACTGGATTACACCCCGGAGATTGAATACGGCGAAGCTGACAATCAGCAACGCGCCCGCATGATAGAAGACGCCCTGGCCTCCTACGGTGTTGAAGGCACGGTGGTGCAGATCAACGCCGGGCCGACGGTCACGCAGTTCGGCGTGGAACCGGGCTGGGACCGGCGCGTCAAGGAACTCAAGGAAAAAGACAAGGACGGCAACCCCGTCACCCGCCAAGTGGAAACCGGGCGCACCCGGGTGAAGGTGGACCGGATATCATCGCTGGCCAACGACCTGGCGCTGGCCCTGGCCGCCCCGTCCATCCGCATCGAGGCGCCGATTCCCGGCAAATCGCTGGTGGGCATCGAGGTTCCCAATACACTGCTGGGCAGTGTCAGTATGCGCGCCGTCATGGAAACCACCGCCTTCCAGAAACTCCGGGCCAAAGCGCCCCTGGCGCTGGCGCTGGGCAAGGGCGCCGGCGGCGAGGCCGTGGTCGGCGACCTGACCAAAATGCCTCACCTGCTCATCGCCGGGGCCACCGGTTCCGGCAAGACGGTATGCCTCAACTCCATCATCTCCTGCATCCTGATGAACAACACGCCCAACGAGGTCAAGTTCATCATGATAGACCCCAAGCGGGTGGAGCTGACGCCGTACAACTCCATGCCCCACCTGGCGGCGCCGGTCATTGTAGACGTGGACAAGGCCATCGGCTCCCTCAAGTGGCTGGCCGGGGAGATGGACCGTCGCTACAAACAGATGGCCGGGGTGGCGGCGCGCAATATCGACGCCTACAACAAGAAGGTTAAACCCGATGATAAACTGCCCTTCCTGGTGCTGGTTATCGACGAACTGGCCGACCTGATGATGGCCGGCTTCGACGACGTGGAGCACCTGCTGTGCCGGCTGGCGCAGATGGCCCGGGCAGTGGGCATTCACCTGGTGGTGGCTACCCAGCGGCCTTCGGTGGATGTCATCACCGGCCTCATCAAGGCCAACTTCCCCACCCGCATCAGCTTTGCCGTAACCTCGCAGGTGGACTCCCGCACCATCCTGGACGCGGTGGGCGCCGAGAAACTGCTGGGCCGCGGCGACATGCTTTACATGCCGACCGATGCCGCCAAACCGAAACGTCTGCAGGGCTGTTTCCTGTCCGACACCGAAACCGAGCGGCTGGTCTATTTCTGGAACGGCCAGACGCCCGAGCCGCAGACGCCGATGCTCAAGATTGAGGACATCCCAACCCCGACGGTCGAAGGCGGGGCGTTGGACACCATCAAGAGCCGGGACTCGCTGTTCGATACCGCCATGGGACTGGCCCACCAGACCGGCACCATCTCGGCCTCCTTCCTCCAGCGGAAACTGCACATCGGCTACCCGCGCGCGGCGCGCCTGGCCGACGAAGTCAAGGAAGCGCTGGCGCAGGAAGAAGAAGGCCCGCTGACCCCCGAAGGCGCCGAGGTGCCGGAGGACGACGACTACTAA